In the Oncorhynchus keta strain PuntledgeMale-10-30-2019 chromosome 14, Oket_V2, whole genome shotgun sequence genome, one interval contains:
- the noxa1 gene encoding NADPH oxidase activator 1, whose translation MLYTEFLRLWDEAVKAVDARDWQGALSKLNQITEPTSRTLFLTASAHLALGQLEPAIQALDQTIAKDERLAVGFFQRAGAFMMASRLEEALNDCTSAQKHMRGNMVIDYKQLGLRYKLYSWQVLYNAAAVHSRLDQLDKARDILISASQEKGRGGRGGNMEVALDMISRGEVLPVLLVPEGQVFRPRKQDVEQLGERDFLGKPKVISSMIPNDDFGGFEPLRVQKPGYYEPKVDRVEDSRYMCLRTPYISGGPGQLTVPGGAMVFVFSDMERDGLATVIHDGQKGLVPMTLLDPVDIKKSKGRRNNKSIPSGIPLPPGLRPPTRPQNQPSPIASPQESPVRQTPPPSYASATHPPISSTPLRKYTSTVDSPTELDPTSPQGAEAGSVVVKVHYRYTVALSVPLGTPYDDLQERIAHKLGQPASYLRLRHRQHGSQVLKPLDGEEGLRALLEVAEAGRTTLWCQTEDRLDNRTILYQMVALYDYAAEGPEDLEFSEGDSIDILSEVNEEWLEGHCAGYIGIFPSCFAYREAETPTTRGATFTGDGGGHVPPTF comes from the exons ATGTTGTACACAGAGTTTTTGCGGTTGTGGGATGAGGCGGTAAAGGCAGTGGATGCCAGAGACTGGCAGGGAGCCCTGTCTAAACTCAACCAGATCACTGAACCTACCTCCCGGACTCTGTTTCTGACTGCCTCAGCTCACCTCGCCTTGGGGCAGCTGGAGCCTGCCATCCAG GCTCTAGACCAGACCATAGCAAAGGATGAGCGACTTGCAGTTGGCTTCTTCCAAAGAGCTGGAGCATTCATGATGGCTAGCAG GCTGGAGGAGGCTTTGAATGACTGTACCTCGGCTCAGAAACACATGAGAGGGAACATGGTCATTGATTACAAACAGCTGGGGCTACGCTACAAGCTCTACAGTTGGCAG GTCTTGTATAACGCAGCAGCTGTCCACTCTAGACTGGACCAGTTGGACAAAGCCCGGGACATTCTGATCTCAGCCTCCCAGGAGAAAGGAAGAGGGGGGCGAGGAGGGAACATGGAGGTGGCTTTAGACATGATCTCT AGGGGAGAGGTGCTGCCTGTCCTCCTGGTGCCAGAGGGGCAGGTGTTCCGCCCCAGGAAACAGGACGTAGaacagctgggagagagagacttccTGGGCAAACCAAAG GTCATTTCCTCTATGATTCCCAATGATGACTTTGGTGGATTTGAACCTCTCAGGGTTCAG AAACCTGGATACTACGAGCCCAAGGTGGATAGAGTGGA GGATTCTCGCTACATGTGTCTGCGTACCCCCTACATATCCGGGGGCCCTGGTCAGCTGACGGTGCCAGGGGGAGCCATGGTGTTTGTCTTCAGTGATATGGAAAGAGATGGACTGGCCACGGTCATACACGATGGACAG AAAGGACTTGTCCCCATGACACTGCTAGACCCAGTGGATATCAAGAAGTCCAAAGGCAGGAGAAATAATAAA AGTATTCCCAGTGGGATCCCCCTCCCACCGGGCCTCAGGCCGCCCACTCGCCCACAGAACCAGCCCAGCCCCATAGCATCTCCTCAGG AGAGCCCAGTTagacagacaccaccaccatcctATGCCTCTGCCACCCACCCACCAATCAGTTCCACCCCGCTACGCAAGTACACATCCACAGTAGACAGCCCCACTGAACTG GATCCCACTTCACCCCAGGGAGCAGAGGctgggtctgtggtggtaaaGGTGCATTACAGATACACCGTGGCTCTGAGTGTCCCTTTAGGCACGCCGTATGATGACCTACAGGAGAGAATTGCACACAAATTGGGGCAGCCAGCCTCATACTTGCGCCTCAG acACAGGCAGCATGGCTCCCAGGTGCTGAAGCCtctggatggggaggaggggctcAGGGCCCTGCTGGAGGTGGCAGAGGCAGGCAGAACCACACTGTGGTGCCAG ACTGAGGACCGCCTGGACAACCGTACCATTCTCTACCAGATGGTGGCACTGTATGACTATGCAGCAGAGGGCCCAGAGGACTTGGAGTTCAGTGAGGGAGACTCTATTGACATTCTCAGTGAAG TCAACGAAGAGTGGCTGGAGGGACACTGTGCTGGTTACATTGGCATCTTCCCCAGCTGTTTTGCCTACCGGGAAGCAGAGACCCCCACAaccaggggtgcaactttcactggggacgggggGGGTCATgtcccccccacattctga